The genomic region TCCTACCACAGCGGCAGCAGTTTTCTCGGTATCAATGCCATCGAGAAATCCCTTTCCCTGATGAACGAACTAATGGAACTGAAAAGGAAGGTAGAGCAGAGGCGCTCTGCCGTACCTCCAAGCCAGGCCACCTCAGCAAAGACCGGTATCCAGACCCTGATCCCGGTATTGAACATAACTATGATAAACGGCGGTGTCAAGCACAATATCGTGCCCGACAGGTGCTCCATAGAGGGCGACCGCCGTTTCATTCCTGAAGAGACATTGGAAGATGTATGTCAGGGATGACCCAGGCTCTGGATCAGACAAGACAGAAGAACCCTGATCAGGACTATACTTTACCTGTGATGAGATCTACGAGCCTATGCTCACCGACATGCACCATCCCTGGGTTCAGGAGGTCAGGCAGGCCGCTGGTGAGATCAGGGGGCCGAGGTAAGAATGGCAGGAAGCCAGGGCAGCCTTGATGTGGCATGCGGCAAGGGTAACCGGCCTGCCAGCCTGC from Methanosarcinales archaeon harbors:
- a CDS encoding peptidase dimerization domain-containing protein, with amino-acid sequence MQVRGRSYHSGSSFLGINAIEKSLSLMNELMELKRKVEQRRSAVPPSQATSAKTGIQTLIPVLNITMINGGVKHNIVPDRCSIEGDRRFIPEETLEDVCQG